The Parambassis ranga chromosome 19, fParRan2.1, whole genome shotgun sequence genome contains a region encoding:
- the thrab gene encoding thyroid hormone receptor alpha, translating into MEHMPKEQDSNPSEGEEKQWLNGPKRKRKNSQCSVKSVSGYIPSYLEKDEPCVVCGDKATGYHYRCITCEGCKGFFRRTIQKNLHPTYSCKYDGCCIIDKITRNQCQLCRFKKCITVGMAMDLVLDDSKRVAKRRLIEENRERRKKEEMVKTLQSRPEPTGAEWELIRLVTEAHRHTNAQGAQWKQNRKFLPDKIGQSPVVPTSDGDKVDLEAFSEFTKIITPAITRVVDFAKKLPMFSELPCEDQIILLKGCCMEIMSLRAAIRYDPESETLTLSGEMAVKREQLKNGGLGVVSDAIFDLGKSLAQFNLDDTEVALLQAVLLMSSDRSGLTCVDKIEKCQETYLLAFEHYINYRKHNIPHFWPKLLMKVTDLRMIGACHASRFLHMKVECPNELFPPLFLEVFEDQEV; encoded by the exons GTGGCTCAATGGCCcgaaaaggaagaggaagaacagCCAATGTTCGGTGAAGAGTGTCAGTG gGTACATCCCCAGCTACCTCGAAAAGGATGAGCCATGCGTGGTGTGTGGCGACAAGGCCACAGGTTACCACTACCGCTGCATTACCTGCGAGGGCTGCAag GGTTTCTTTCGTAGGACCATTCAGAAAAACCTCCACCCCACCTACTCCTGTAAGTACGATGGCTGCTGCATCATCGACAAGATCACCCGCAACCAGTGTCAACTCTGCCGCTTTAAGAAGTGTATTACAGTGGGCATGGCCATGGACT TGGTGCTGGATGACTCGAAGCGGGTGGCTAAAAGGCGACTTATTGAGGAGAACAGGGAGCGACGCAAGAAGGAGGAAATGGTGAAAACCCTCCAGAGCCGTCCAGAACCCACCGGGGCCGAGTGGGAGCTGATCCGCCTGGTGACAGAGGCCCATCGACACACCAATGCTCAGGGCGCACAGTGGAAACAGAATCGCAAATTCCTG CCAGACAAAATCGGCCAGTCGCCAGTTGTTCCAACCTCAGATGGAGACAAGGTGGACTTGGAGGCTTTTAGTGAGTTCACCAAGATCATCACTCCTGCCATCACCCGTGTCGTTGATTTTGCCAAAAAACTGCCCATGTTCTCGGAG CTGCCTTGCGAAGACCAGATCATCCTGTTGAAGGGCTGCTGCATGGAGATCATGTCACTGCGAGCAGCCATACGCTATGACCCAGAGAGTGAGACGCTGACACTGAGCGGGGAGATGGCTGTGAAGCGCGAGCAGCTGAAAAACGGCGGTCTGGGAGTGGTGTCAGATGCCATCTTCGATTTGGGCAAAAGCTTGGCGCAGTTCAATCTGGACGACACAGAAGTGGCGCTGCTGCAGGCAGTGCTTCTCATGAGCTCAG ACCGATCaggtttgacctgtgtggacaAAATTGAGAAGTGCCAGGAGACGTACCTGCTGGCATTTGAGCACTACATCAACTACCGCAAGCACAACATTCCCCACTTCTGGCCGAAGCTCCTGATGAAGGTGACAGATCTGCGGATGATCGGGGCGTGCCATGCTAGTCGTTTCCTTCACATGAAGGTGGAGTGTCCAAACGAACTCTTCCCCCCACTCTTCCTAGAGGTCTTTGAGGACCAGGAGGTGTGA